A stretch of the Medicago truncatula cultivar Jemalong A17 chromosome 5, MtrunA17r5.0-ANR, whole genome shotgun sequence genome encodes the following:
- the LOC11434558 gene encoding protein disulfide isomerase-like 2-3, whose translation MAKLSFIAVTIFLFNNLILSHALYGSSSPVLQLTPNNFKSKVLNSNGVVLVEFFAPWCGHCKALTPIWEKAATVLKGVVTVAALDADAHQSLAQEYGIRGFPTIKVFSPGKPPVDYQGARDVKPIAEFALQQVKALLKERLNGKATGGSNEKKESTASSSVELNSSNFDELVIKSKELWIVEFFAPWCGHCKKLAPEWKRASNNLKGKVKLGHVDCDADKSLMSRFNVQGFPTILVFGADKDTPIPYEGARTAAAIESFALEQLETNVAPPEVTELYSPDVLEEKCGSAAICFVSFLPDILDSKAEGRNRYLQQLLTVAEKFKRSPYSYVWAAAGKQPDLEQKVGVGGYGYPALVALNVKKGVYAPLKSAFELDQIIEFVKEAGRGGKGNLPLGDTPPTIVKTEPWDGKDGEIVEEDEFSLEELMGEDASTKDEL comes from the exons ATGGCAAAACTCTCATTCATTGCTGTAACTATCTTTCTCTTCAACAATCTCATCCTTTCTCACGCTCTCTACGGTTCTTCCTCACCTGTTCTTCAACTCACTCCTAACAACTTCAAGTCCaag GTTCTGAATTCAAATGGAGTTGTTCTTGTTGAATTCTTTGCTCCATGGTGCGGGCACTGTAAGGCTCTGACTCCAATATGGGAGAAGGCAGCTACTGTGTTAAAGGGTGTAGTTACTGTAGCAGCACTTGATGCTGATGCTCACCAATCTCTGGCTCAG GAATATGGTATTAGAGGATTTCCAACTATAAAGGTGTTTTCACCTGGAAAACCACCAGTTGATTACCAAGGAGCCAGAGACGTTAAACCGATCGCAGAATTTGCACTTCAACAG GTAAAGGCTCTTTTGAAGGAACGGTTAAATGGAAAAGCAACAGGTggatcaaatgaaaaaaaagaaagcacCGCTTCTTCTTCGGTAGAACTAAACTCTAGTAACTTCGATGAATTGGTTATCAAAAGCAAAGAACTTTGGATTGTAGAATTTTTCGCACCTTG GTGTGGCCATTGCAAAAAATTAGCTCCTGAGTGGAAAAGagcatccaataatttgaaaGGGAAGGTTAAACTGGGTCATGTTGACTGTGATGCTGACAAG TCTCTGATGAGCAGGTTCAATGTTCAAGGATTCCCAACAATCTTGGTATTTGGAGCCGATAAAGATACTCCAATTCCTTACGAGGGTGCTAGAACTGCAGCAGCCATCGAATCATTCGCACTAGAGCAGCTGGAAACAAATGTTGCTCCTCCAGAAGTGACAGAGCTATATAGTCCA GATGTTTTGGAAGAGAAATGTGGTTCTGCTGCTATCTGTTTTGTTTCCTTCCTTCCCGACATTTTGGATTCCAAGGCTGAGGGGAGAAACAGATACCTTCAGCAGTTATTAACAGTTGCAGAGAAGTTCAAAAGGAGTCCTTACAG CTATGTATGGGCAGCTGCCGGTAAGCAGCCAGATCTTGAGCAGAAAGTTGGTGTTGGTGGGTATGGTTATCCAGCATTAGTAGCCTTGAACGTTAAGAAAGGTGTTTATGCTCCTCTCAAAAGTGCTTTTGAACTTGACCAAATTAT aGAATTTGTGAAAGAAGCTGGACGCGGAGGCAAAGGGAACTTGCCCCTAGGTGACACTCCTCCCACCATTGTAAAGACAGAACCATGGGATGGAAAAGATGGAGAAATAGTTGAGGAGGATGAATTTTCTCTTGAAGAACTCATGGGAGAAGATGCCTCGACCAAAGATGAACTATAA
- the LOC11431172 gene encoding stemmadenine O-acetyltransferase — MEIELLSRETIKPSSPTPSHLKLYPLSFIDNIIFRNYAPLLYFYNPNKSIDQNSKISQLRKSLSQLLSKYYPFAGRIKDRITIECNDQGVLFLVTKIKNKLSEILQNPTEKLLNPLFPDELQWKEMDWRASFIAIQINWFTCGGMVISICMTHKIGDASTIFKFMNDWAIINQKIEEDKKELLVSPLSLLDAGATIFPQRDLPIFPEMVIKKENNVVFKRFVFQPAMIKSLKAMVTSSSMHSPTQVQVVTAWIYKHAVSIMGLNFQTAMFSMIVDLRRRMVPPLSEHCVGNIFWFSSMLANKKEMELEDLVCQIKEGLSECCNVYPKLFREKENNNISECLKQVTEPYSENKNLFTFSSWCRFPMYEADFGWGKPIWITTTGLSSRNIIFLMDTRDGDGIEAIVNMEDNYMAKFEHEFELLQYASFNPNNARHDVIPSKL, encoded by the coding sequence ATGGAAATAGAATTACTTTCAAGAGAAACCATCAAACCTTCATCACCAACTCCATCTCACCTCAAACTTTACCCACTTTCATTCATAGACAACATTATTTTCAGAAACTATGCGCCATTGCTTTATTTTTACAACCCAAACAAGAGTATAgaccaaaattcaaaaatatcacAACTTCGAAAATCCTTATCTCAACTTCTATCCAAATACTATCCTTTTGCTGGTAGGATTAAAGATAGAATTACCATTGAATGTAATGACCAAGGGGTGTTGTTTTTAGTCACAAAGATAAAAAACAAACTTTCAGAGATTCTTCAAAATCCTACTGAAAAATTGTTGAACCCTTTGTTCCCTGATGAATTACAATGGAAAGAAATGGATTGGAGAGCAAGTTTTATAGCCATTCAAATAAATTGGTTTACATGTGGAGGAATGGTAATAAGTATTTGCATGACTCACAAAATTGGTGATGCTTCAACCATTTTCAAATTCATGAATGATTGGGCCATTATCAACCAAAAGATAGAGGAAGATAAAAAAGAGTTATTAGTATCACCCTTGAGTTTACTTGATGCAGGGGCAACAATTTTTCCACAAAGGGATTTGCCTATCTTCCCAGAAATGGtgataaagaaagaaaacaatgtCGTATTTAAAAGGTTTGTTTTTCAACCTGCAATGATTAAGTCTCTTAAGGCAATGGTGACTTCTAGTTCCATGCATTCTCCCACGCAAGTACAAGTTGTAACTGCATGGATTTACAAGCATGCCGTTTCAATAATGGGGTTAAATTTCCAGACGGCAATGTTTAGCATGATTGTCGATCTTCGTAGAAGAATGGTTCCTCCATTGTCTGAACATTGTGTAGGGAACATATTTTGGTTTTCGTCTATGTTGGCAAATAAGAAGGAAATGGAACTAGAAGATTTGGTCTGCCAGATAAAAGAAGGGTTATCTGAATGTTGTAACGTTTATCCAAAATTATTTAGAGAGAAAGAGAACAATAATATATCTGAATGCTTGAAGCAAGTTACAGAACCTTATTCCgagaataaaaatttgtttacgTTTAGTAGTTGGTGTAGGTTTCCAATGTATGAAGCAGATTTTGGATGGGGAAAACCAATATGGATCACCACTACTGGTTTGTCTTCaaggaatattatatttttgatggatACAAGAGATGGAGATGGGATTGAAGCGATTGTGAACATGGAAGATAATTATATGGCTAAGTTTGAACATGAATTTGAGCTTCTTCAATATGCGTCTTTTAATCCAAACAATGCTAGACATGATGTAATACCCTCAAAATTGTAA
- the LOC11425020 gene encoding centromere/kinetochore protein zw10 homolog isoform X2: protein MKGKSEELKVKRELLGLVGVIVGLNERLESVKEELKSGKLKVAAEGLKELKVALRIGEEDEREPLVYGLLRNEWSQCFEEIQEVLVKFMEKAVRFDGDLNQIEVKYQLEVHNLSGVQLQMVLEAMEVVGILEYGLAKVADLMIKYVITPFINRGQPLSFLEESNQDSALLKIVPSPDSKLEYLDGELLYSGIVLFIKFIYRSICFQNSSWIRSFGRLTWPRISELIISSFLSKVVPTDASKLPDFQKIIKCTSDFETDLKELMFISPSDDKDNRLSNFAENVEVHFAFKKKTEILAKARDLLLECDFSIPQEYTRDGSIWKNDGTSILSSSHVVDLIFLSERCLVSKAAKQLMELIHQTLQDICLSSTRVAMEFYHAARDAILLYEVVVPVKLERQLGGINQVAVLMHNDCLYLSQEILGFAFEYRTDFPSSMKEHAVFADLAPRFQLLAEDILQRQVHLVIYNLKEAIDSADGFQNTHQMQEFESAKFSIDQVVFSLEKVHIIWEPLLLPLTYKKSMCTVLESVFSRIARDILLLDDIAAEETLQLQRLIHLMLENLSSLFESLVTGDPNLSEFPAESLEDLIPSLRKIRKLSELLDMPLKSITGSWENKELISCGFTISEVEDFIKAIFADSPLRKDCLRRIQNTSF from the exons ATGAAGGGGAAAAGTGAGGAGTTGAAGGTGAAGAGAGAGTTGTTAGGGTTGGTGGGAGTGATTGTAGGGTTGAATGAGAGGTTGGAGAGTGTGAAGGAAGAGTTGAAGAGTGGGAAGTTGAAGGTTGCTGCGGAAGGGTTGAAGGAGTTGAAGGTGGCGTTGAGAATTGGGGAGGAAGATGAACGAGAGCCGTTGGTGTATGGGTTGTTGAGAAATGAATGGTCTCAGTGCTTTGAAGag ATTCAAGAGGTCCTCGTGAAGTTTATGGAAAAAGCTGTGCGATTTGACGGGGACTTGAATCAAATAGAAGTCAAGTATCAATTAGAAGTTCATAATTTGAGTGGGGTTCAGTTACAAATGGTTTTGGAAGCAATGGAG gtgGTTGGTATTCTAGAGTATGGGCTTGCTAAAGTTGCTGATTTAATGATCAAGTATGTCATCACTCCTTTCATTAATCGTGGACAACCTCTTTCATTTCTAGAGGAATCAAATCAAGATTCAGCCTTACTGAAGATAGTTCCATCACCAGATAGTAAG CTTGAGTATTTGGATGGGGAGCTTCTGTATTCAGGGATTGTGCtctttatcaaatttatttatagaaGTATTTGCTTCCAGAACAGTTCTTGGATCCGATCTTTTGGACGTTTGACATGGCCTAGGATATCAGAGCTAATAATATCAAGCTTTCTTTCAAAG GTTGTTCCAACAGATGCATCAAAACTACCTGACTTTCAGAAAATTATCAAATGTACATCTGATTTTGAAACGGATTTAAAAGAGCTTATGTTCATTTCGCCATCAGATGACAAGGATAACAGGCTGAGCAATTTTGCTGAAAATGTTGAGGTTCACTTCGCATTTAAGAAAAAGACAGAGATCTTGGCTAAAGCTAGAGATCTGCTCCTAGAATGTGACTTTTCCATTCCTCAA GAGTATACAAGGGATGGTTCTATTTGGAAGAACGATGGAACTTCTATCCTGTCATCCAGCCATGTGGTAGATTTGATTTTCTTATCAGAGAGGTGTTTGGTATCCAAAGCAGCCAAACAATTGATGGAACtaattcatcaaacactgcaG GATATCTGCCTGTCATCTACAAGAGTTGCTATGGAATTTTATCATGCAGCTAGAGATGCTATACTTCTTTATGAAGTAGTAGTCCCTGTCAAG CTAGAAAGGCAGCTTGGTGGCATCAATCAAGTAGCTGTTCTGATGCATAATGACTGTCTTTATCTTTCCCAAGAGATACTTGGATTCGCATTTGAG TATCGAACAGATTTTCCAAGTTCAATGAAGGAGCATGCTGTGTTTGCTGATTTGGCTCCAAGATTCCAGCTTTTGGCAGAAGATATATTGCAGAGACAAGTTCACCTTGTTATTTATAACTTGAAGGAG GCTATAGATAGTGCTGATGGATTTCAGAATACTCATCAGATGCAAGAATTTGAGTCAGCTAAATTCAGCATTGATCAG GTTGTCTTCAGTCTGGAAAAAGTGCATATCATATGGGAGCCACTTTTGCTTCCTTTAACTTACAAGAAAAGCATGTGTACAGTATTAGAGTCAGTTTTCTCTAGGATTGCAAGAGATATACTTCTTCTAGATGACATAGCTGCAGAAGAGACTTTACAG CTACAAAGACTAATCCATTTAATGCTGGAAAACCTATCATCTTTATTTGAGTCCTTGGTCACTGGTGATCCAAATTTGAGTGAGTTCCCTGCAGAGTCTCTAGAAGATCTTATCCCATCTTTACGTAAAATCCGCAAACTATCAG AATTATTAGATATGCCTTTAAAATCCATTACAGGATCTTGGGAGAATAAGGAATTGATCAGTTGTGGCTTTACTATATCGGAG GTGGAAGATTTCATAAAAGCTATATTTGCAGACTCACCTTTAAGAAAAGATTGTTTACGGAGGATACAAAATACGAGCTTTTAG
- the LOC11425581 gene encoding stemmadenine O-acetyltransferase — MEIELLSRETIKPSSPTPSHLKLYPLSFIDNIVCSNYLPLLYFYNPNGNRDQNSKTSQLRKSLSQLLSKYYHFAGRIKDKITIECNDQGVLFLVTKVKNKLSEIVQNPTEKLLNPLFPDELQWKEMDWRASFIAIQVNWFACGGMVISICISHKIGDAATIFNFMNDWAIIYQKFDEDEKDLLSLLDAGGTIFPQRDLPIFPENVLKRENNVEFKRFVFQPAMIKSLKAMVTSSSMPSPTRVQVVIAWIYKHAVSIMGLNFQTASFYMVVNLRKRMVPPLSEKCVGNILWFSSMMMTNKKEMKLEELVCKIKEGLSECCDVYPKMFREIGKNNLLISECLKQATEPQSENKNVFGFSSWCRFPMYEADFGWGKPIWITTTGCSSKNNILLMDTRDGDGIEAVVNMEEKYMAKFEHDFELLQYASLNPNNVGSDDCVLRS; from the coding sequence ATGGAAATAGAATTACTTTCAAGAGAAACCATCAAACCTTCATCACCAACTCCTTCTCACCTTAAACTTTATCCACTTTCTTTCATAGACAACATTGTTTGCAGTAACTATCTGCCATTACTTTACTTTTACAACCCAAACGGAAATAgagatcaaaattcaaaaacatcaCAACTCCGAAAATCCTTATCTCAACTTCTATCTAAATACTATCATTTTGCTGGTAggattaaagataaaattaccATTGAATGtaatgatcaaggtgtgttatTTTTGGTCACAAAGGTAAAAAACAAACTTTCAGAGATTGTTCAAAATCCCACTGAAAAATTGTTAAACCCTTTGTTCCCTGATGAATTACAATGGAAAGAAATGGATTGGAGAGCGAGTTTTATAGCCATTCAAGTAAATTGGTTTGCATGCGGAGGAATGGTAATAAGTATTTGCATTAGTCACAAAATTGGTGATGCTGCAACCATTTTCAACTTCATGAATGATTGGGCCATTATCTACCAAAagtttgatgaagatgaaaaagatttATTAAGTTTACTTGATGCAGGGGGGACAATTTTTCCACAAAGGGATTTACCTATTTTCCCAGAAAATGTGTTAAAGAGAGAAAACAATGTTGAGTTTAAAAGGTTTGTTTTTCAACCTGCGATGATCAAGTCTCTTAAGGCAATGGTAACTTCTAGTTCCATGCCTTCTCCCACACGCGTGCAAGTTGTAATTGCATGGATTTACAAGCATGCTGTATCAATAATGGGGTTAAATTTCCAGACGGCTTCGTTTTACATGGTTGTGAATCTACGCAAAAGAATGGTTCCTCCGTTGTCTGAAAAATGTGTAGGGAACATACTTTGGTTTTCGTCTATGATGATGACAAATAAGAAGGAAATGAAACTAGAAGAGTTGGTATGCAAAATAAAAGAAGGGTTATCTGAATGTTGTGACgtttatcctaaaatgtttaGAGAGATAGGGAAAAACAATTTGTTGATATCTGAGTGCTTGAAGCAAGCTACAGAACCTCAATccgaaaataaaaatgtgtttggTTTTAGTAGTTGGTGTAGGTTTCCAATGTATGAAGCAGATTTTGGATGGGGAAAACCAATATGGATCACCACTACTGGTTGTTCTTCAAAGAATAATATTCTTCTAATGGATACAAGAGATGGAGATGGCATTGAAGCTGTTGTGAACATGGAAGAGAAATATATGGCTAAATTTGAACATGATTTTGAGCTTCTTCAATATGCCTCTCTTAATCCAAACAATGTTGGAAGTGATGACTGTGTGCTCCGTTCTTGA